From Streptomyces durmitorensis, a single genomic window includes:
- a CDS encoding PRC-barrel domain-containing protein gives MQTDIDPRNLIGRKAFDRNGAKIGTIDEVYLDDATGAPEWAAIRTGLFSRDAFVPLEPSELTSDGTLRIPFERSLIKDAPDFGVGRHLSPEQELQLYHHYGLDITPPQSPPPPDQDFGHIAGRETP, from the coding sequence GTGCAGACCGATATCGATCCGCGCAACCTGATCGGCCGCAAGGCGTTCGACCGGAACGGGGCGAAGATCGGCACGATCGACGAGGTCTATCTCGACGACGCCACCGGCGCCCCGGAGTGGGCGGCCATACGCACCGGTCTGTTCAGCAGGGACGCGTTCGTCCCCCTGGAGCCCAGCGAGCTCACGAGCGACGGCACCCTGCGCATCCCCTTCGAGCGCTCCCTGATCAAGGACGCCCCCGATTTCGGCGTGGGCCGCCACCTCTCCCCCGAACAGGAACTCCAGCTCTACCACCACTACGGCCTTGACATCACGCCCCCGCAGTCCCCACCCCCACCGGACCAGGACTTCGGCCACATCGCGGGCCGGGAGACGCCCTGA
- the gcvP gene encoding aminomethyl-transferring glycine dehydrogenase: MTATPRIPLSQLEQGIPFEQRHIGPDVEARAKMLAQVGYGSLDELTAAAVPDVIKNAEALNLPGARTEAEVLAELRSLADRNQVLDSMIGLGYYGTFTPPVILRNVMENPAWYTAYTPYQPEISQGRLEALLNFQTVVAELTGLPTSGASLLDEGTAAAEAMALSRRMGKVKNGVFLVDADTLPQTVAVIQTRAEPTGVEVVVADLSEGIPAEVAERGVVGVLIQYPGASGAVRDIKPLIEQAHEIGAIVSVAADLLALTLLTSPGELGADIAVGTTQRFGVPMGFGGPHAGYMAVREKFARSLPGRLVGVSVDADGNKAYRLALQTREQHIRREKATSNICTAQVLLAVMAGMYAVYHGPEGLKAIARRTHRYATVLAAGLKAGGVEVVHGAYFDTLTVRVPGKAEELVSAAREGGVNIHQIDADHVSLACDETTTRKQLTAIWTAFGVEADIETLDAQTEDTLPGGLLRSDEYLTHPVFHQYRSETAMLRYLRKLADRDYALDRGMIPLGSCTMKLNATTEMEPVTWPEFGQLHPFAPAQQAQGYLTLIRELEERLAEVTGYDKVSLQPNAGSQGELAGLLAVRGYHRANGDEQRTVCLIPSSAHGTNAASAVMAGMKVVVVKTSDDGEIDVEDLRAKIEKHRDELSVLMITYPSTHGVFEEHVADICAQVHEAGGQVYVDGANLNALVGLAQPGKFGGDVSHLNLHKTFCIPHGGGGPGVGPVGVREHLAPYLPNHPLQPAAGPETGVGPISAAPWGSAGILPISWAYVRLMGGEGLKRATQVAVLSANYIAKRLEPHYPVLYTGPGGLVAHECIIDLRPLSKATGVSVDDIAKRLIDYGFHAPTMSFPVAGTLMIEPTESEDLVEIDRFCEAMINIRAEIEKVGGEWPAEDNPLRNAPHTAAALGGEWEHAYSREEAVFPAGVVAADKYWPPVRRIDQAYGDRNLVCSCPPLDAYED; this comes from the coding sequence ATGACCGCCACCCCTCGTATCCCGCTCTCACAGCTCGAGCAGGGCATTCCCTTCGAGCAGCGGCACATCGGTCCCGATGTGGAAGCACGGGCCAAGATGCTCGCGCAGGTCGGATACGGCTCGCTCGACGAGCTGACCGCCGCCGCCGTGCCGGATGTGATCAAGAACGCCGAGGCGCTGAACCTGCCCGGAGCGCGTACCGAGGCCGAGGTCCTGGCCGAGCTGCGGTCCCTCGCGGACCGCAACCAGGTGCTTGATTCCATGATCGGGCTCGGTTACTACGGGACCTTCACTCCGCCCGTGATCCTGCGGAACGTCATGGAGAACCCGGCGTGGTACACCGCTTACACGCCGTACCAGCCCGAGATCTCCCAGGGACGGCTCGAGGCGCTCCTCAACTTCCAGACCGTCGTCGCCGAGCTGACCGGGCTTCCGACCTCCGGTGCCTCGCTGCTCGACGAGGGGACCGCCGCCGCCGAGGCCATGGCCCTGTCGCGGCGCATGGGCAAGGTCAAGAACGGCGTCTTCCTCGTCGATGCCGACACGCTGCCGCAGACCGTCGCCGTCATCCAGACCCGCGCCGAGCCGACCGGTGTCGAGGTCGTCGTCGCCGATCTGAGTGAGGGCATCCCGGCCGAGGTCGCCGAGCGCGGTGTCGTCGGCGTACTGATCCAGTACCCCGGAGCCTCCGGCGCCGTACGTGATATCAAGCCCCTCATCGAGCAGGCGCACGAGATCGGTGCCATCGTCTCCGTCGCCGCCGACCTGCTTGCCCTGACGCTGCTCACCTCGCCCGGCGAGCTGGGTGCCGACATCGCCGTCGGCACCACGCAGCGCTTCGGCGTCCCGATGGGCTTCGGCGGCCCGCACGCCGGCTACATGGCGGTGCGCGAGAAGTTCGCGCGCAGCCTGCCCGGGCGGCTCGTCGGCGTCTCCGTGGACGCGGACGGCAACAAGGCCTACCGGCTCGCGCTGCAGACCCGTGAGCAGCACATCCGCCGCGAGAAGGCCACCAGCAACATCTGTACCGCTCAGGTGCTGCTCGCCGTGATGGCCGGAATGTACGCCGTCTACCACGGGCCCGAGGGCCTCAAGGCGATCGCGCGGCGCACCCACCGCTATGCCACCGTGCTCGCCGCGGGGCTCAAGGCCGGCGGGGTCGAGGTCGTGCACGGCGCGTACTTCGACACCCTGACCGTGCGGGTGCCCGGCAAGGCCGAGGAGCTTGTCTCCGCGGCCCGCGAGGGCGGCGTCAACATCCACCAGATCGACGCCGACCATGTCTCCCTGGCCTGCGACGAGACCACCACGCGCAAGCAACTGACCGCGATCTGGACCGCGTTCGGGGTCGAGGCCGACATCGAGACGCTCGACGCGCAGACCGAGGACACGCTCCCCGGCGGCCTGCTGCGCTCCGACGAGTACCTGACGCACCCCGTCTTCCACCAGTACCGCTCCGAGACCGCCATGCTGCGCTACCTGCGCAAGCTGGCCGACCGCGACTACGCGCTCGACCGCGGCATGATCCCGCTGGGCTCCTGCACGATGAAGCTCAACGCGACCACGGAGATGGAGCCGGTCACCTGGCCCGAGTTCGGGCAGCTGCACCCCTTCGCGCCCGCCCAGCAGGCGCAGGGCTATCTGACGCTCATCCGTGAGCTGGAGGAGCGGCTCGCCGAGGTCACCGGCTACGACAAGGTCTCGCTGCAGCCCAACGCGGGTTCGCAGGGCGAGCTTGCCGGACTGCTCGCGGTGCGCGGCTACCACCGCGCCAACGGCGACGAGCAGCGCACCGTCTGCCTCATCCCGTCCTCCGCGCACGGCACGAACGCCGCGAGCGCCGTGATGGCCGGCATGAAGGTCGTCGTCGTGAAGACCAGCGACGACGGCGAGATCGACGTCGAGGACCTGCGCGCCAAGATCGAGAAGCATCGCGACGAGCTGTCCGTGCTCATGATCACCTACCCGTCCACGCACGGCGTGTTCGAGGAGCACGTCGCCGACATCTGCGCCCAGGTGCACGAGGCGGGCGGCCAGGTCTACGTCGACGGGGCGAACCTCAACGCCCTGGTGGGCCTCGCCCAGCCCGGCAAGTTCGGCGGCGACGTCTCGCACCTGAACCTGCACAAGACCTTCTGCATCCCGCACGGCGGCGGTGGCCCCGGCGTCGGTCCTGTCGGTGTGCGCGAGCACCTCGCGCCGTACCTGCCCAACCACCCGCTGCAGCCCGCCGCGGGTCCCGAGACGGGCGTCGGTCCGATCTCCGCCGCTCCGTGGGGCTCCGCGGGAATCCTGCCGATCTCCTGGGCGTACGTACGCCTCATGGGCGGCGAGGGGCTCAAGCGCGCCACGCAGGTCGCCGTGCTCTCCGCGAACTACATCGCCAAGCGCCTGGAGCCGCACTACCCGGTGCTCTACACCGGTCCCGGCGGGCTCGTCGCGCACGAGTGCATCATCGATCTGCGCCCGCTGAGCAAGGCGACCGGTGTCAGCGTCGACGACATCGCCAAGCGGCTCATCGACTACGGCTTCCACGCGCCGACCATGTCGTTCCCGGTCGCGGGGACGCTGATGATCGAGCCGACCGAGAGCGAGGACCTGGTCGAGATCGACCGGTTCTGCGAGGCGATGATCAACATTCGCGCCGAGATCGAGAAGGTCGGCGGCGAGTGGCCGGCCGAGGACAACCCGCTGCGGAACGCCCCGCACACCGCTGCCGCGCTCGGCGGTGAGTGGGAGCACGCCTACAGCCGCGAGGAGGCGGTCTTCCCGGCCGGCGTCGTGGCCGCGGACAAGTACTGGCCGCCGGTGCGCCGCATCGACCAGGCGTACGGCGACCGGAATCTGGTCTGCTCCTGCCCGCCGCTGGATGCGTACGAGGACTGA
- a CDS encoding DUF5999 family protein yields MCQHQPPCPTADSADREAALLMASHPEQGWSLLCNGVLLFEDTGELLPDGQIIAPHRPLGTDEIMTAA; encoded by the coding sequence ATGTGCCAGCACCAACCACCGTGCCCGACAGCCGACTCCGCCGACCGGGAAGCCGCGCTCCTCATGGCGAGCCACCCGGAGCAGGGCTGGAGCCTGCTGTGCAACGGCGTCCTGCTCTTCGAGGACACCGGTGAGCTGCTGCCGGACGGCCAGATCATCGCTCCGCACAGGCCACTGGGCACGGACGAGATCATGACCGCCGCCTGA
- a CDS encoding glutamate--cysteine ligase, translating into MGEKVVAGTFDLAERSRYRAKLRECLAGLRRLLDEERFDRPKNLMGVEIELNLAGPDGMPRMLNAEVLERIASRDFQTELGMFNLEVNIAPHRLGGRVLDRLAEELRTGLAYAHRKANEVNAGIVMIGILPTLAHHDLVSGNLSDVDRYALLNDQIVAARGEDFVLDIQGVERLTCTSGSIAPEAACTSVQLHLQVTPGRFADVWNAAQAVAAAQIAVGANAPFLFGRELWRESRPPLFLQSTDTRPPELQAQGVRPRTWFGERWISDAYELFEENLRYFPALLPLMDDENPLEVLDDGRVPQLGELVLHNGTVYRWNRPVYGIADGVPHLRVENRVLPAGPTVTDVIANAAFYYGVVRALAEEPRPVWTRLPFEAAAANFDTACRDGIEARLRWPRRGRYGGVVEVPAVALVRDELLPLAAAGLDAWGVEPADRDFYLGVIEERCRRRVNGASWQAATYHQALETGLEREDALAATTRRYAELMHAGDPVHTWPVGLPEPAVLS; encoded by the coding sequence ATGGGGGAGAAGGTCGTAGCAGGAACGTTTGACCTGGCTGAGCGGAGCCGGTACCGGGCCAAGCTCAGGGAGTGTCTCGCGGGGCTCCGGAGGCTGTTGGACGAGGAGCGGTTCGACCGGCCCAAGAACCTGATGGGTGTGGAGATAGAGCTGAATCTCGCGGGCCCCGACGGCATGCCGAGAATGCTGAATGCGGAAGTACTGGAACGCATCGCGAGCCGTGACTTCCAGACGGAACTCGGAATGTTCAATCTTGAAGTCAATATCGCACCGCACCGATTGGGCGGACGTGTGCTCGACCGGCTCGCCGAGGAGCTGCGCACCGGCCTCGCCTATGCCCACCGCAAAGCGAACGAGGTGAACGCGGGCATCGTGATGATCGGCATTCTGCCGACGCTCGCGCACCACGACCTGGTCTCGGGAAACCTCTCCGACGTCGACCGCTACGCGCTGCTCAACGACCAGATCGTGGCCGCGCGCGGCGAGGACTTCGTCCTGGACATCCAGGGCGTGGAGCGGCTGACCTGCACGTCGGGGTCGATCGCGCCCGAAGCGGCGTGCACATCCGTGCAGTTGCACCTCCAGGTCACGCCGGGCAGGTTCGCCGACGTGTGGAACGCGGCGCAGGCCGTCGCCGCCGCGCAGATCGCCGTCGGCGCCAACGCGCCGTTCCTGTTCGGGCGTGAGCTGTGGCGCGAGTCGCGGCCACCGCTGTTCCTCCAGTCCACCGACACCCGCCCGCCCGAACTCCAGGCGCAGGGCGTGCGGCCGCGGACCTGGTTCGGGGAGCGCTGGATCAGCGACGCGTACGAGCTCTTCGAGGAGAACCTGCGCTACTTTCCCGCGCTGCTTCCCCTCATGGACGACGAGAACCCGCTGGAGGTGCTCGACGACGGCCGGGTGCCGCAGCTCGGCGAACTCGTCCTGCACAACGGCACCGTGTACCGCTGGAACCGCCCCGTGTACGGCATCGCCGACGGGGTCCCGCACCTGCGCGTGGAGAACCGCGTCCTGCCCGCGGGCCCCACCGTCACCGACGTCATCGCCAACGCGGCCTTCTACTACGGCGTCGTACGCGCCCTGGCGGAGGAACCGAGGCCCGTGTGGACCCGGCTGCCCTTCGAGGCCGCGGCCGCCAACTTCGACACCGCCTGCCGCGACGGCATCGAGGCCCGTCTGCGGTGGCCCCGGCGCGGCCGGTACGGAGGGGTGGTCGAGGTGCCCGCGGTCGCTCTCGTGCGCGACGAGCTGCTGCCGCTCGCCGCGGCCGGGCTCGACGCGTGGGGAGTCGAGCCCGCCGACCGGGACTTCTATCTCGGCGTCATCGAGGAGCGGTGCAGGCGGCGGGTGAACGGGGCGTCCTGGCAGGCGGCGACGTACCACCAGGCCCTGGAGACCGGGCTCGAACGCGAGGACGCGCTCGCCGCGACCACCCGGCGCTACGCCGAGCTGATGCATGCGGGGGACCCGGTGCACACCTGGCCGGTGGGGCTGCCCGAGCCGGCGGTGCTGAGCTGA
- a CDS encoding substrate-binding and VWA domain-containing protein, producing the protein MGRHSLPDEYGTDAPDPRPRTRGRTVAVATALVLTVAAGTAVAVRSDLLTFGGSCSDDAVRVDVVAAPAIAPALRTAADDAREKEVSSDGSCIDVRITARDSYKVADQLRTGTGDPGYDVWVPDSALWLQRVALGGRQTKVSPAGNIASSPVGMAMVPSAAEGLGWPKKTYNWPELAGAAMKGDKLRLGAADPARSATGLLALAKLSTSAKKSGGKDGDTQAAGMAKALSARTSDSDGQLLDTLARDSSGTEQGNPRRNQALILSEQAAFEHNASAGEENSLDMFYPKDGSPRLDYPYTLVQEDDLSTDQSRAALRFMTLFSDEQGRAILEKHGFRTGTDDPSAKLVTAAGGRTPQPYSDDPSEPPSEKELQETLGMWTITVQSARISTVVDVSDSMGEFVPGRGQTRMEVTKSSLLQALAGFTDEDEIGLWEFATLLDGKRDYRKLVPTQRLGDRLGEGTQRDKVSEAFSDLAPIPGGATGLYDTTLAAYKEAASTYAKGKFNALVVLTDGANQDPGSLSRSNLVSQLENLSDPKRPVPLIAIAVGPNADKEEVVQIAEATGGSGHQVDDPAQIHAVILKAIMEAGSHG; encoded by the coding sequence ATGGGACGTCACAGCTTGCCCGATGAGTACGGGACCGACGCACCCGACCCACGGCCACGCACCCGCGGCCGCACGGTGGCCGTCGCGACGGCGCTCGTCCTGACGGTCGCCGCGGGCACCGCGGTCGCCGTCCGCAGCGATCTGCTCACCTTCGGCGGCTCGTGCAGCGACGACGCGGTGCGGGTGGACGTCGTGGCCGCCCCCGCCATCGCCCCCGCCCTGCGCACGGCCGCCGACGACGCGCGCGAGAAGGAGGTCTCCTCCGACGGATCATGCATCGACGTACGGATCACCGCCCGCGATTCGTACAAGGTCGCCGACCAGCTGCGCACGGGCACGGGCGATCCCGGCTACGACGTGTGGGTGCCGGACTCCGCGCTCTGGCTCCAGCGCGTCGCCCTGGGCGGCCGGCAGACCAAGGTGTCGCCGGCGGGGAACATAGCCTCGTCCCCGGTTGGCATGGCCATGGTCCCTTCGGCCGCCGAAGGCCTTGGCTGGCCCAAGAAGACGTACAACTGGCCGGAGTTGGCCGGCGCGGCGATGAAGGGCGACAAGCTGCGGCTCGGCGCCGCCGATCCGGCCCGCAGCGCGACCGGCCTCCTCGCGCTCGCCAAGCTGAGCACGTCGGCGAAGAAGTCGGGCGGCAAGGACGGCGACACCCAGGCCGCCGGGATGGCCAAGGCCCTGTCGGCGCGCACGTCCGACAGCGACGGCCAGCTCCTGGACACCCTGGCCCGCGACTCCTCCGGCACGGAGCAGGGCAACCCGCGCCGCAATCAGGCGCTGATCCTCTCCGAGCAGGCCGCGTTCGAGCACAACGCCTCGGCGGGCGAGGAGAACAGCCTGGACATGTTCTATCCGAAGGACGGCTCGCCGCGCCTCGACTACCCGTACACGCTGGTCCAGGAGGACGACCTGTCCACGGACCAGAGCCGGGCCGCCCTGCGCTTCATGACGCTGTTCAGCGACGAGCAGGGGCGCGCGATCCTGGAGAAACACGGCTTCAGGACCGGCACCGACGACCCCTCGGCCAAACTCGTCACGGCCGCCGGCGGCCGCACCCCCCAGCCGTACTCCGACGATCCGAGCGAGCCTCCCTCCGAGAAGGAGCTCCAGGAGACGCTCGGCATGTGGACGATCACCGTCCAGAGCGCCAGGATCAGCACGGTCGTCGACGTCTCGGACTCCATGGGCGAGTTCGTGCCGGGCCGGGGCCAGACCCGGATGGAGGTCACCAAGTCCTCGCTCCTGCAAGCGCTCGCGGGGTTCACCGACGAGGACGAGATCGGCCTCTGGGAGTTCGCCACCCTCCTGGACGGCAAGCGTGACTACCGCAAGCTCGTGCCGACGCAGCGCCTCGGCGACCGCTTGGGCGAGGGCACCCAGCGGGACAAGGTCTCCGAGGCCTTCAGCGACCTGGCGCCCATCCCGGGCGGCGCGACCGGCCTGTACGACACCACGCTGGCGGCGTACAAGGAAGCCGCGTCCACGTACGCGAAGGGCAAGTTCAACGCGCTCGTGGTGCTCACGGACGGCGCCAACCAGGACCCCGGATCCCTCTCCCGCAGCAACCTCGTCTCGCAGCTGGAGAACCTCTCCGACCCCAAGCGCCCGGTGCCGCTCATCGCCATCGCGGTCGGCCCGAACGCGGACAAGGAGGAGGTCGTGCAGATCGCGGAGGCGACCGGCGGATCAGGTCACCAGGTCGACGACCCGGCCCAGATCCACGCGGTCATCCTCAAGGCCATCATGGAGGCGGGCAGCCACGGCTGA
- a CDS encoding CPBP family intramembrane glutamic endopeptidase, whose translation MQAESGPLAGSFRGEGPSRRILRDETLLVLALSLGASGVSALISFVGSVTKPGGLKDQAATMNASAAPGRPWLDLAWQLFGITTALVPVALVAHFLIREGAGLRTIGFDRSRPWPDLGRGAAIAALIGSTGIAFYLAARGLGFNLTVVPEDLPDVWWKYPVLVLSAVQNAVLEEVIVVGYLLRRFGQLGWTPMAALVGSSVLRGSYHLYQGIGGFIGNMAMGVVFVLLYRRWGRVGPLVVAHALLDIGAFVGYALLAGKVGWLPTP comes from the coding sequence GTGCAAGCGGAGTCCGGGCCGTTGGCCGGTTCTTTTCGGGGCGAGGGGCCATCGCGACGGATCCTCCGGGACGAGACGCTGCTCGTCCTGGCGCTCTCGCTGGGCGCGAGCGGTGTTTCCGCGCTGATCAGCTTTGTCGGATCGGTCACCAAACCGGGTGGTCTGAAGGACCAGGCGGCGACCATGAACGCGTCGGCCGCTCCGGGGCGGCCGTGGCTTGATCTCGCGTGGCAATTGTTCGGAATCACCACGGCGTTGGTGCCGGTGGCCCTGGTCGCGCACTTCCTGATCAGGGAGGGCGCCGGGCTGCGCACGATCGGCTTCGACCGGAGCAGGCCCTGGCCGGACCTGGGCCGCGGGGCGGCGATCGCGGCGCTGATCGGCAGCACCGGGATCGCCTTCTATCTGGCGGCGCGGGGGCTCGGGTTCAACCTGACGGTGGTGCCGGAGGACCTGCCCGACGTGTGGTGGAAGTACCCGGTGCTCGTGCTGTCCGCGGTGCAGAACGCGGTGCTCGAGGAAGTGATCGTCGTCGGCTATCTGCTGCGCAGGTTCGGGCAGTTGGGGTGGACGCCGATGGCCGCGCTGGTCGGGAGCTCGGTGCTGCGCGGCTCGTACCACCTCTACCAGGGCATCGGCGGGTTCATCGGGAACATGGCGATGGGGGTGGTCTTCGTGCTCCTGTACCGGCGGTGGGGGAGGGTCGGGCCGCTGGTGGTGGCCCATGCGCTGCTGGACATCGGGGCGTTCGTCGGGTACGCGCTGCTCGCGGGGAAGGTGGGGTGGCTGCCCACGCCTTAG
- a CDS encoding PhzF family phenazine biosynthesis protein, whose amino-acid sequence MPTSHRIRIVDAFTDRPFAGNPAGVLLLDTFPEDAWLQNVAAEVNHAETAFAHPLPADGEADWALRWFTPATEVDLCGHATLATAHVLQVTGTAQGPVRFATRSGVLTTTARADGTITMDFPTAPLTAAKIPDGAAQALGAEPLAVYDAGASLGDLLVELADEKTVRSLTPDHKALAEFSERGIIATAPAEDPTLGYDFVSRCFFPNVGIDEDPVTGSAHTALAPFWSQRLGRAELTGLQASARSGLVRTELRGDRTLLTGRAVTVIEGELHA is encoded by the coding sequence ATGCCGACTTCTCACCGCATCCGCATCGTCGACGCCTTCACCGACCGCCCCTTCGCGGGCAACCCCGCAGGCGTCCTCCTCCTCGACACCTTCCCCGAGGACGCCTGGCTCCAGAACGTGGCCGCAGAGGTCAACCACGCCGAGACCGCCTTCGCCCACCCCCTCCCCGCGGACGGCGAAGCCGACTGGGCGCTGCGGTGGTTCACTCCCGCCACCGAGGTCGACCTGTGCGGTCACGCCACGCTCGCCACCGCCCACGTCCTTCAGGTCACCGGCACCGCCCAAGGCCCCGTTCGGTTCGCCACCCGCAGCGGCGTCCTGACCACGACCGCGCGCGCCGACGGCACCATCACCATGGACTTCCCCACCGCCCCGCTCACCGCGGCAAAGATTCCCGACGGCGCGGCACAGGCGCTCGGCGCCGAGCCGCTCGCGGTGTACGACGCCGGAGCAAGCCTCGGCGACCTGCTGGTCGAGCTCGCGGACGAGAAGACGGTGCGCTCCCTCACTCCGGACCACAAGGCCCTCGCCGAGTTCTCCGAGCGCGGCATCATCGCCACCGCACCCGCCGAAGACCCCACCCTCGGCTACGACTTCGTCTCCCGGTGCTTCTTCCCCAACGTCGGCATCGACGAGGACCCGGTGACCGGCAGCGCCCACACGGCCCTGGCCCCCTTCTGGTCCCAGCGCCTCGGCCGTGCGGAGCTCACCGGCCTGCAGGCCTCGGCCCGCAGCGGCCTCGTCCGCACCGAACTGCGCGGCGACCGCACGCTCCTGACGGGCCGCGCCGTCACCGTCATCGAGGGCGAGCTCCACGCCTGA
- a CDS encoding PadR family transcriptional regulator — protein sequence MRSHGYEHEHGRGKCGPGHEGRGGFEGRRAAFGPFGPGFGGPGGPGGPWGGGRGGRGGPRGRARRGDVRASILALLKDRPMHGYEMIQEIAERSGGAWKPSPGSVYPTLQLLEDEGLISSASEGGKKLFSLTEAGVTAAEEGPDAPWEEAGRGVDWETLNEIRQAGFGLMEAFGQVWKTGSKDQREKALTVINDARKKLYLILADED from the coding sequence ATGCGTTCCCACGGTTATGAACATGAGCACGGACGTGGAAAGTGCGGCCCCGGACACGAGGGTCGCGGCGGCTTCGAGGGGCGGCGCGCCGCGTTCGGTCCCTTCGGGCCCGGCTTCGGCGGCCCCGGTGGACCCGGCGGCCCCTGGGGCGGCGGACGTGGCGGCAGGGGCGGTCCGCGGGGCAGGGCGCGGCGCGGCGACGTACGCGCGTCGATCCTGGCCCTCTTGAAGGACAGGCCGATGCACGGCTACGAGATGATCCAGGAGATCGCCGAGCGCAGCGGCGGGGCATGGAAGCCCAGCCCCGGTTCGGTGTACCCGACCCTCCAGCTCCTGGAGGACGAGGGCCTGATCAGCAGCGCGAGCGAGGGTGGCAAGAAGCTCTTCTCGCTCACCGAGGCCGGCGTCACCGCGGCCGAGGAAGGTCCCGACGCGCCTTGGGAAGAGGCCGGGCGCGGGGTCGACTGGGAGACGCTGAACGAGATCCGGCAGGCAGGCTTCGGTCTGATGGAGGCGTTCGGCCAGGTCTGGAAGACCGGCAGCAAGGACCAGCGCGAGAAGGCCCTCACGGTCATCAACGACGCCCGCAAGAAGCTGTACCTGATCCTCGCCGATGAGGACTGA
- a CDS encoding type II toxin-antitoxin system Rv0910 family toxin, which translates to MAEVSAEARIEAPAEKVWAQLTDFSSYGEWNATHTSFPKGGPTTLEVGGTFAENMKLMGFPAEVNWTIEDLESERTLAIKGKGPMGVTVGTRYTLVPDGGATKVRIDGEFTGAAVSLMAGKLKDSATAALDESLRKLAGLVT; encoded by the coding sequence ATGGCCGAAGTCAGCGCGGAAGCACGGATCGAGGCGCCCGCCGAGAAGGTCTGGGCCCAACTCACCGACTTCTCCTCGTACGGCGAATGGAACGCCACGCACACGAGTTTCCCGAAGGGCGGCCCCACCACACTGGAGGTGGGCGGCACGTTCGCGGAGAACATGAAGCTGATGGGATTCCCCGCCGAGGTCAACTGGACGATCGAGGACCTGGAGAGCGAGCGCACCCTGGCCATCAAGGGCAAGGGCCCGATGGGCGTCACGGTCGGCACCCGCTACACGCTCGTTCCCGACGGAGGCGCGACGAAGGTACGCATAGACGGGGAGTTCACGGGCGCGGCGGTCTCCCTGATGGCGGGCAAGCTGAAGGACTCGGCGACGGCGGCGCTGGACGAGTCGCTGCGGAAGCTGGCGGGCCTGGTGACCTGA
- a CDS encoding putative protein N(5)-glutamine methyltransferase, translating to MSASPSSPASSPMESLAPAAIVTRLRAAGCVFAEDETELLVATARDHAELAAMVERRVAGRPLEHVLGWAEFRGLRIAVDAGVFVPRRRTEFLVQEAAALAGPGAVVVDLCCGSGALGAALGAAVDRVELHAADIDPAAVRCARRNVADVGGRVYEGDLYAPLPGTLRGRVDVLLANVPYVPTEEVGLLPPEARIHEARVALDGGADGLDVLRRVTADAARWLAPGGRLLFETSERQVPYALEAVADGGLVARSVSDEEMYATVVVGTLPA from the coding sequence ATGTCGGCCTCACCCTCGTCACCCGCGTCATCGCCCATGGAATCCCTGGCCCCTGCCGCCATCGTCACCAGGCTGCGCGCCGCCGGCTGTGTCTTCGCCGAGGACGAGACGGAGTTGCTCGTCGCCACTGCGCGTGACCATGCCGAACTCGCCGCCATGGTGGAGCGGCGCGTCGCGGGACGTCCGCTCGAACACGTCCTGGGCTGGGCGGAGTTCCGCGGTCTGCGGATCGCCGTGGACGCCGGGGTCTTCGTGCCCCGGCGGCGCACCGAGTTCCTCGTGCAGGAAGCCGCTGCCCTCGCCGGTCCCGGCGCCGTCGTCGTCGACCTGTGCTGCGGCTCGGGCGCGCTGGGGGCCGCGCTCGGCGCCGCCGTCGACCGGGTCGAACTGCACGCCGCCGACATCGACCCCGCGGCCGTGCGGTGCGCCCGCCGCAACGTCGCCGACGTGGGGGGACGGGTGTACGAGGGCGACCTCTACGCGCCGCTGCCCGGCACCCTCCGGGGCCGGGTCGACGTACTCCTTGCGAACGTCCCCTACGTACCCACCGAAGAGGTCGGTCTCCTGCCGCCGGAAGCCCGCATCCACGAGGCCCGTGTGGCGCTCGACGGCGGTGCGGACGGCCTCGACGTCCTGCGGCGGGTGACCGCGGACGCGGCGCGCTGGCTGGCACCCGGCGGCCGGCTGCTGTTCGAGACGAGCGAGCGGCAGGTGCCGTACGCGCTCGAAGCGGTCGCCGACGGCGGTCTCGTGGCGCGGTCGGTGAGCGACGAGGAGATGTACGCGACGGTCGTGGTCGGGACGCTTCCCGCATAG